From the genome of Carassius gibelio isolate Cgi1373 ecotype wild population from Czech Republic chromosome A16, carGib1.2-hapl.c, whole genome shotgun sequence, one region includes:
- the LOC128030711 gene encoding uncharacterized protein LOC128030711 isoform X1, translating to MMKSFQLSYFQLLYLLTAALLECKAETERPCKQVHQLNISHLLGDSMSISCQTTTHPLDSLTIKLRSINQDKVILMSPDISPASEHQRWSVRNDAGNVTLDLKDFRLSDSGLYDCQVYKDQDCLHTTRFNLSIIKCKSLNPVHAMINSSVLLPCSEHPLQNRTEPVTWKVVNGHQLTDIYQYRAPLKPSSSTEKAPDPLYMRLRQQNNGSLQIRNAVQTDELWYRCRVNEKTCYEMRLVMKVIAHNTSRYTTLATIAVVPASPDGLAGLSESNNGSETVTTNLTVVVMTTVVSLCVLILLTVCAILYFKKQRSKTNSQTELNSLFSVYYSRVAEGFDVPVYSLVERNAGTMTTFGAEQSEAPAYKPDEMYEKFPF from the exons ATGATGAAGAGTTTTCAGCTTTCTTATTTCCAACTCCTGTATCTTCTAACAGCAGCATTATTAGAATGTAAAG CTGAAACAGAGAGACCCTGCAAGCAGGTTCATCAGTTGAACATAAGCCATTTACTTGGTGACAGCATGTCTATTTCCTGCCAAACAACAACCCACCCGCTGGATTCTCTGACAATCAAACTACGCAGTATCAACCAAGATAAAGTCATCCTGATGTCTCCAGACATCTCTCCAGCATCAGAGCACCAGAGATGGTCtgtgaggaatgatgctggaaatgttACACTTGATCTGAAAGACTTCAGATTATCCGATAGTGGTCTTTATGACTGTCAGGTCTACAAGGATCAGGACTGCCTTCATACAACTCGATTTAACCTGAGTATTATAA AGTGTAAATCTTTGAACCCTGTCCATGCAATGATAAACTCTTCAGTGTTGCTGCCATGCTCTGAACATCCTctacaaaacagaactgaaccaGTCACTTGGAAAGTTGTTAATGGTCACCAATTAACAGATATATACCAGTACCGCGCTCCATTGAAGCCCTCAAGCAGCACAGAGAAAGCCCCGGACCCCCTGTACATGAGATTGAGACAACAAAACAACGGATCTTTGCAAATAAGGAATGCAGTACAAACTGATGAACTGTGGTATCGGTGCAGAGTGAATGAAAAAACCTGTTATGAGATGAGGCTGGTGATGAAAG ttatagCTCACAATACATCTCGTTACACAACACTGGCAACCATAG CTGTTGTTCCAGCCTCTCCTGACGGTCTTGCTGGCCTGAGTGAAAGCAACAATGGGAGTGAAACAGTGACAACAAATCTGACAGTAGTAGTGATGACCACAGTAGTGTCTCTGTGTGTCCTCATATTACTGACCGTCTGTGCCATTCTTTATTTCAAAAAACAAAGGAGCAAAACCAACAGTCAAA CCGAGTTAAACAGTCTTTTCTCTGTATATTACTCCCGTGTTGCAGAAG gGTTTGATGTCCCGGTTTATTCTTTAGTTGAACGAAATGCAGGAACAATGACCACCT TTGGTGCTGAACAGTCAGAAGCTCCGGCATATAAACCAGATGAAATGTATGAAAAGTTCCCATTTTGA
- the LOC128030711 gene encoding uncharacterized protein LOC128030711 isoform X7 codes for MMKSFQLSYFQLLYLLTAALLECKAETERPCKQVHQLNISHLLGDSMSISCQTTTHPLDSLTIKLRSINQDKVILMSPDISPASEHQRWSVRNDAGNVTLDLKDFRLSDSGLYDCQVYKDQDCLHTTRFNLSIIKCKSLNPVHAMINSSVLLPCSEHPLQNRTEPVTWKVVNGHQLTDIYQYRAPLKPSSSTEKAPDPLYMRLRQQNNGSLQIRNAVQTDELWYRCRVNEKTCYEMRLVMKAVVPASPDGLAGLSESNNGSETVTTNLTVVVMTTVVSLCVLILLTVCAILYFKKQRSKTNSQTELNSLFSVYYSRVAEGFDVPVYSLVERNAGTMTTFGAEQSEAPAYKPDEMYEKFPF; via the exons ATGATGAAGAGTTTTCAGCTTTCTTATTTCCAACTCCTGTATCTTCTAACAGCAGCATTATTAGAATGTAAAG CTGAAACAGAGAGACCCTGCAAGCAGGTTCATCAGTTGAACATAAGCCATTTACTTGGTGACAGCATGTCTATTTCCTGCCAAACAACAACCCACCCGCTGGATTCTCTGACAATCAAACTACGCAGTATCAACCAAGATAAAGTCATCCTGATGTCTCCAGACATCTCTCCAGCATCAGAGCACCAGAGATGGTCtgtgaggaatgatgctggaaatgttACACTTGATCTGAAAGACTTCAGATTATCCGATAGTGGTCTTTATGACTGTCAGGTCTACAAGGATCAGGACTGCCTTCATACAACTCGATTTAACCTGAGTATTATAA AGTGTAAATCTTTGAACCCTGTCCATGCAATGATAAACTCTTCAGTGTTGCTGCCATGCTCTGAACATCCTctacaaaacagaactgaaccaGTCACTTGGAAAGTTGTTAATGGTCACCAATTAACAGATATATACCAGTACCGCGCTCCATTGAAGCCCTCAAGCAGCACAGAGAAAGCCCCGGACCCCCTGTACATGAGATTGAGACAACAAAACAACGGATCTTTGCAAATAAGGAATGCAGTACAAACTGATGAACTGTGGTATCGGTGCAGAGTGAATGAAAAAACCTGTTATGAGATGAGGCTGGTGATGAAAG CTGTTGTTCCAGCCTCTCCTGACGGTCTTGCTGGCCTGAGTGAAAGCAACAATGGGAGTGAAACAGTGACAACAAATCTGACAGTAGTAGTGATGACCACAGTAGTGTCTCTGTGTGTCCTCATATTACTGACCGTCTGTGCCATTCTTTATTTCAAAAAACAAAGGAGCAAAACCAACAGTCAAA CCGAGTTAAACAGTCTTTTCTCTGTATATTACTCCCGTGTTGCAGAAG gGTTTGATGTCCCGGTTTATTCTTTAGTTGAACGAAATGCAGGAACAATGACCACCT TTGGTGCTGAACAGTCAGAAGCTCCGGCATATAAACCAGATGAAATGTATGAAAAGTTCCCATTTTGA